From a region of the Panicum virgatum strain AP13 chromosome 2K, P.virgatum_v5, whole genome shotgun sequence genome:
- the LOC120680357 gene encoding protein BIG GRAIN 1-like — MERRGHCHGAGGKHPPPLPPPRRARGERRQASASSGSFSASLLDAIYRSLDEGGAGADVVADAAPARGGVEEKAATAQFWWAKDAAKPRHSSSSSSDRDRRRREAAVAVARPRHSGYASSTTSSSDSSASYTSFSCSSASTTDTESTHRRHSPPPPQMPEEEPVAADTEGATPPPKSKGKKKKSRPCFPVARIRPRASVPPSSGPQPPSPATFACALKALFSSARLQRKPKTPAATPQPPVLPPPPQPPRKPATIASTVKAADAPAQPSEPRTVRFRPDAEASVVRRRVEELVRGLEELEADEEGSDASSDLFELESLRGAGADELPVYGTTSLVANRAIAQGAAC; from the coding sequence ATGGAGCGGCGCGGCCATtgccacggcgccggcggcaagcacccgccgccgctcccgccgccgcgccgggcgcgcgggGAGCGCAGGCAGGCGTCGGCGTCCAGCGGGTCCTTCTCGGCCTCGCTCCTCGACGCCATCTACCGCTCCCTcgacgagggcggcgccggtgcgGACGTCGTCGCtgacgccgcgcccgcgcgcgggGGCGTGGAGGAGAAGGCCGCGACGGCGCAGTTCTGGTGGGCCAAGGACGCGGCCAAGCCGAGGCACTCTTCGTCTTCGAGCTCGGACAGGGACAggcgccggcgggaggcggctgTAGCGGTCGCGCGCCCGCGCCACTCCGGGTACGCGTCGtcgaccacgtcctcgtcggACTCCTCGGCCAGCTACAccagcttctcctgctcctcgGCGTCGACGACCGACACCGAGTCCACGCACCGCCGCCACAGCCCGCCCCCGCCGCAGATGCCAGAAGAGGAACCGGTCGCCGCGGACACCGAGGGGGCAACCCCGCCACCTAAGAgcaaagggaagaagaagaagagcaggcCGTGTTTCCCCGTGGCAAGAATCCGACCAAGGGCCTCAGTGCCGCCCTCTTCCGggccgcagccgccgtcgccggcgacgttcGCGTGCGCCCTCAAGGCTCTGTTCTCCTCGGCGCGCCtccagaggaagcccaagacaCCGGCGGCCACCCCGCAGCCCCCAGTCTTGCCTCCGCCACCCCAGCCACCGCGCAAGCCGGCGACGATCGCGAGCACCGTGAAAGCGGCTGACGCGCCGGCGCAACCGTCGGAGCCGAGGACGGTGAGGTTCCGCCCGGACGCCGAGGCGTCGGTGGTGCGGCGCAGGGTGGAGGAGCTGGTGCGCGGCCTCGAGGAGCTGGAGGCGGACGAGGAGGGCAGCGACGCCAGCTCCGACCTCTTCGAGCTGGAAAGCCttcgcggcgccggcgcagatGAGCTGCCCGTGTACGGCACGACCAGCCTCGTGGCCAACCGCGCGATCGCCCAGGGGGCAGCTTGTTAA
- the LOC120680373 gene encoding phospholipid:diacylglycerol acyltransferase 1-like codes for MSLLRRRKQPQREQPPPPSDGNGSDHDDDDKGKRPSSSAPASKEATRRTKARWSCVDSCCWLVGCVCSAWWLLLFLYNAMPASFPQYVTEAITGPLPDPPGVKLHKEGLRVKHPVVFVPGIVTGGLELWEGHHCAEGLFRKRLWGGTFGDVYKRPLCWVEHMSLDNETGLDKPGIRVRPVTGLVAADYFVPGYFVWAVLIANLARIGYEEKTMYMAAYDWRLSFQNTEVRDQTLSRIKSNIELMVATNGGNRVVVIPHSMGVLYFLHFMKWVEAPPPMGGGGGPNWCEKHIKAVVNIGGPFLGVPKAVAGLFSSEAKDVAVARAIAPDVLDSDFLGLQTLRHLMRMTRTWDSTMSMIPKGGDTIWGGLDWSPEDGFECKAKNQKGNDTEVSDGINGESVEVPPEPINYGRLVSFGKDVAEAPSSKIERIEFRDAVKGNNIAHSNTSCRDIWTEYHELGWGGIKAVADYKAYTANSIIDLLHFVAPRMMQRGSVHVSYGIADNLDDPKYQHYKYWSNPLETKLPNAPDMEIFSMYGVGIPTERAYVYKLAPQAECYIPFRIDTTAEGGDENSCLKGGVYLADGDETVPVLSAGYMCAKGWRGKTRFNPAGSKTYVREYNHSPPSNLLEGRGTQSGAHVDIMGNFALIEDIIRIAAGATGEEIGGDQVYSDIFKWSEKIKLKL; via the exons ATGtcgctcctgcggcggcggaaaCAGCCGCAGCgggagcagccgccgccgccctcggacGGCAACGGGTccgaccacgacgacgacgacaagggGAAGAggccgtcctcctccgcgccggcgtCCAAGGAGGCGACCAGGCGGACCAAGGCCAGGTGGTCGTGCGTGGACAGCTGCTGCTGGCTGGTCGGGTGCGTGTGCTCCGCCTGGTGGCTCCTGCTCTTCCTCTACAACGCCATGCCGGCGTCGTTCCCGCAGTACGTCACGGAGGCCATCACAGGCCCGCTCCCGGACCCGCCCGGGGTCAAGCTGCACAAGGAGGGGCTCCGCGTCAAGCACCCCGTCGTCTTCGTCCCCGGCATCGTCACCGGCGGGCTCGAGCTCTGGGAGGGCCACCACTGCGCCGAGGGGCTCTTCCGCAAGCGGCTATGGGGAGGCACATTTGGCGACGTGTACAAGAG ACCTTTATGCTGGGTTGAACATATGTCATTGGACAATGAAACTGGATTAGACAAGCCAGGAATAAGGGTTAGGCCGGTCACAGGTCTTGTTGCAGCAGACTATTTTGTACCTGGATATTTTGTTTGGGCTGTGTTAATTGCCAATTTAGCTCGTATTGGATATGAAGAAAAGACCATGTATATGGCTGCATATGATTGGAGGTTATCTTTCCAGAACACCGAG GTTCGTGATCAAACTTTGAGCAGAATAAAGAGTAACATTGAACTCATGGTAGCGACAAATGGTGGAAATAGAGTTGTGGTGATCCCACACTCTATGGGGGTCCTCTATTTTCTGCATTTTATGAAGTGGGTCGAGGCACCTCCTCCCATGGGAGGTGGCGGTGGTCCAAACTGGTGTGAAAAGCATATTAAAGCTGTAGTGAATATTGGTGGACCTTTCTTGGGAGTTCCCAAGGCTGTTGCTGGGCTTTTCTCATCTGAAGCCAAAGATGTTGCCGTTGCTAG AGCTATTGCACCTGATGTTCTGGACTCTgactttcttggacttcagacTTTACGCCATTTAATGCGAATGACCCGTACATGGGATTCAACAATGTCAATGATTCCTAAAGGTGGTGATACAATTTGGGGAGGTTTGGATTGGTCTCCAGAAGATGGGTTTGAATGCAAAGCTAAGAACCAAAAAGGCAATGACACTGAGGTTTCTGATGGCATTAATGGGGAAAGTGTTGAAGTTCCACCTGAGCCTATTAACTATGGAAGATTGGTATCTTTTGGTAAAGATGTAGCAGAAGCTCCTTCTTCTAAGATCGAGCGGATTGAGTTTCGT GATGCTGTTAAAGGCAATAATATTGCCCATTCAAATACATCATGCCGGGATATCTGGACAGAGTATCACGAACTAGGGTGGGGAGGAATAAAGGCAGTTGCAGATTACAAAGCTTACACTGCTAATTCCATTATAGACCTTCTTCACTTTGTTGCTCCAAGGATGATGCAGCGTGGAAGTGTTCATGTTTCATATGGAATAGCTGATAACTTGGATGACCCAAAGTATCAACATTATAAATATTGGTCGAATCCGTTGGAAACAAA GTTGCCGAATGCGCCTGACATGGAAATATTTTCAATGTATGGAGTAGGCATTCCTACTGAAAGAGCTTATGTCTATAAGTTGGCCCCACAAGCTGAGTGTTATATACCTTTTCGGATTGACACCACGGCTGAGGGTGGGGATGAGAATAGCTGCTTGAAAGGGGGTGTTTACTTAGCTGATGGTGATGAAACCGTCCCAGTTCTTAGTGCTGGCTATATGTGTGCAAAAGGATGGCGCGGAAAAACTCGGTTCAATCCTGCTGGCAGCAAGACCTATGTAAGAGAATACAATCATTCTCCGCCCTCAAATCTCCTGGAAGGCAGGGGCACTCAGAGCGGTGCCCATGTCGATATCATGGGGAACTTCGCTTTGATCGAGGACATCATCAGGATTGCTGCTGGGGCCACCGGTGAGGAAATCGGTGGCGATCAGGTTTATTCTGATATATTCAAGTGGTCAGAGAAAATCAAATTGAAATTGTAA